AAAACGTAACTAAAATATCCCGGATAGGGGTGAGACAAAAGACCAATGAACTGTTGAACAAATGAACCATTGAACTAAACGTTATGATACGGAATTACCTAAAAGTTGCCTGGCGCAACCTCATCAAAAACAAAGCCTCATCAGCCATCAATATTGGCGGCCTGGCTGTGGGCATGGCGGTAGTGATATTGATCGGCTTGTGGATATGGGACGAATTATCGTTCAACAAGAACTTTAAAAATTACGACCACATTGCGCAGGTGCTGCAAAATAACACCATGAATGGTGAAGTTGGCACCGGCAACTCCGTGCCATGGCCCATGGGCGATGCGCTTCGCAAAGATTTTGGCAGCAATTTTAAACATGTCACCATGGCCCGGTTTCCGTTTGGCCATATACTGGCATTTGGTGATAAGAAACTCACCGAAACAGGTACTTATCTCGAACCGGAGGCACTTGACATGTTCTCGGTAAAAATGTTGCAGGGAACGCGGGCTGCGTTGAACGATCAGTCTTCTGTTATACTTTCAGCATCTGCTGCTAAAGCCTATTTCGGGAATGCAGACCCGATGGATCAGGTCATGAAAATTGACAACAGGCAAATTGTAAAAGTGACGGGAATTTATGAAGATTTCCCGGACAATTCCTCGTTTGCCGGTGTTAATTTTATTTCACCATGGCAGTTGTATTCAAACACAGATGAGCTTACAAAACAAGCAGATACCTGGCGCTGCAATTGTTACCTGGCCTATGTTCAAACGGCTGATAACGCCGACGTAAATAAAGTTTCCGCAAAGATCAGGGATATCAAACACGACAAGGTGAACAAGATCGAGTTGAAGCAAAAGAATGAGGTTTTTCTTGACCCGATGAAAAACTGGCATCTATATGCCGAGTTCAAAAATGGTGTCCATGCCGGCGGCCGCATTCAGTATGTTTGGCTGTTCGGTATAATCGGGGGTTTTGTGTTGCTACTGGCCTGTATCAATTTTATGAACTTAAGCACCGCCCGGTCCGAAAAACGGGCAAAGGAAGTTGGTATCCGCAAGGCTGTGGGCTCGTTGCGCCCCCAGCTCATTTACCAGTTCCTTAGTGAATCCATTTTGGCGACACTTTTTGCGTTTATACTGGCTATCATTCTCGTGCAGCTGGCCTTACCATTTTTCAATGACATAGCCGGTAAAAAAATGTCCATTTTATGGGGCAACCCACTGTTTTGGGGGCTCGGTATCGGTTTTAGCCTGATAACCGGGCTTATATCGGGCAGCTACCCGGCGTTGTATTTGTCGTCATTCAAACCAGTCAAAGTATTAAAGGGTACATTCAAAGTTGGTCCATTGGCAGCAATACCGCGCAAGGTATTGGTGGTGATGCAATTCACCGTTTCTGTTGTGCTTATTATCGGTACCATTGTCGTTTTCAGGCAAATACAATTTGCCAAGGATCGGCCGGTAGGCTACAGCCGCAATGGGCTCATAGCTATTCCAATGGCAACCGGCGACATCCATAATAAATTCGATATTGTGAAGAATGAACTTGTAAAAAGCGGGGCGGTAGCCGAAATAGCCGAATCCACCAGTCCAACTACAGGCGACTATTCCACCAACAGCGGCTTTGACTGGAAGGGCAAAGACCCGGCCCTTGCTGTCGAATTTCCCAATATTGATGTTTCGCCCGGTTATGGTAAAACTGTAGGCTGGCAATTTATAGCCGGCCGCGATTTGTCGGCAGACTATCTTACCGATTCGTTAGCATTCGTGATCAATGAAACCGCTGCAAAATTCATGGGGCTTAAACACCCGGTGGGCGAAACAATTAAATGGGACGGCGTGCCCTATCATGTAATAGGTGTGATAAGGGATATGGTGTCCGAATCGCCGTACGAACCCGTTAGGCCGACACTTTACCACATGCTAAAAGGCAGCGGCGATTTTGTTATGGTCCGGATCAACCCGCATGCAGGTACCCATGAGGCCCTTGGCAAAATTGAAAAAGTATTTAAAGCTTATAATCCTGCTCAGCCCTTCGATTACCAGTTCGCCGACGCAGAATACGCAAAAAAGTTTGGTAACGAAGAACGCATAGGCAAACTGGCTAGTTCATTTGCTGGCCTGGCAATATTTATCAGCTGCCTCGGTTTGTTCGGGATGGCCTCTTTCATGGCCGAGCAGCGCGTTAAAGAAATTGGCGTCCGCAAGGTTTTGGGGGCATCCATACTCAACCTGTGGAGCCTGCTGTCGAAGGATTTCGTAATGCTGGTAGCTATCTCGCTGGTTATAGCATCACCGATAGCTTATTATTTTATGCAAAACTGGCTGAAAAATTACCGCTATCATTCAGGTATAGACTGGTGGATATTTGGAGTGACTGCGGTAGGTGCGATGGCGATAACATTGCTTACCATAAGCTACCAGAGCATCAAAGCAGCTTTGGCCAACCCGGTGAAAAGTTTGCGGAGTGAGTGATTCGTGATTAACGGTTAGTTAAAGCACTAACAAATAAAAGGCTTCGCAAAATGAACCATTGAACTAATGAACTATTGCACAAATGAACCATTGAATTAAACGTCATGATAAAGAACAATTTAAAAGTTGCCTGGCGCAATCTCGTTAAAAACAAGGCTTCCTCTTTAATAAACATAGGCGGCCTTGCTGTGGGCATGGCAGTAGTGATGCTCATCAGTTTTTGGATATGGGATGAAGTAACTTTTGACCGGTATCATAAAAACTACAACCGTATTGCGCAGGTCATTCAAAACGTTACTAATAACGGCGAGGTACAGACCTGGTGGCAGGTACCTTACCCGCTTGCGGCCGAAATACGTAAAAACTACGGAAGCGACTTTAAACAGGTGGTAATGTCGACAGGCCTCGGCGGAAATATGCTGGCCCTGGGTAATAAAAAACTGAGCGAACAAGGTGTGTTTATGGAAACCGGCGGACCGGAATTATTTACGCTGAACATGCTTAAAGGCAACCGTAACGCGCTGAAGGATCCATCGTCCATATTGATATCGGCCTCGACGGCTAAGGCATTTTTCGGCAATAACGACCCTATGTTTAAAGTATTGAAGCTGAACAATTCGGATAATCTGACAGTGGCCGGGGTTTACGAGGATCTGCCCAAAAACTCTACGCTGGCCGATATGGCCTTCATCGGTTCGTGGGATCGTTTTGCATCGGATAATCAGCTCAACCAGATGAAGGAGCCATGGCGGCCGAACTTCGTTTCCCTGTATGTTCAACTGGCTGATAACGCCGATCTGGCCAAAGTATCGTTAAAGATAAAAGATGAAAAATTGCGGCATGTAAGCGCATTCCTGGCCAAAAAGAAGCCGGCTTTATTCCTGCAACCGATGAGCAAATGGCATTTGTATGATGAGTTCAAAGAAGGCAAAAACACGGGCGGACGGATACAATATGTCTGGCTTTTCGGCATCATAGGCGTTTTTGTATTACTGCTGGCGTGCATCAATTTTATGAACCTTAGCACCGCCCGGTCCGAAAAGCGTGCCCGCGAAGTTGGTATCCGCAAGGCCATCGGTTCGTTGCGGGCACAGTTGGTTTACCAGTTTTTTAGCGAATCGCTGCTATGTGTGTTGATTGCCTTCGTGATCTCGCTGCTTTTGGCGCAATTAAGCCTTTCGTTTTTTAACCAGGTGGCTGGTAAGCAAATGACCATCCCATGGGAAAATACCGGCTTCTGGATAGCGGGAATAGGTTTTAGCTTTTTCACCGGAATTATTACCGGGAGCTATCCGGCGTTTTACCTGTCATCGTTTAAACCCGTAAAAGTATTAAAAGGATCGTTCCGTGTCGGGCGGCTGGCTTCAGTGCCCCGCAAGGTACTGGTTGTGTTGCAATTCACCGTTTCCGTTGTGCTTATCATCGGGACGATAGTAGTATTCAGGCAGATCCAATACGCAAAGGACCGCCCGGTAGGTTACAGCCGCGATGGGCTGGTGGCCGTGCCGATGTTGACCGACCAGATACATAAACATTTTGATGTTGTTAAAAGCGCCCTTATCAATACGGGCATGGTGACTAATGTGGCTGAAGCAGGTTCGCCGCCAACTTCAGGAGCGGGCAGCACTAGTGCCGTTGAATGGCCCGGCAAGGACCCTAACATGAGCACCGATTTTCAGCAAAACAATATCTCGTATGATTACGGTAAAACTATCGGCTGGGAATTTAGCTCGGGTCGTGATTTTTCAAGAACATTCCTGTCCGATTCTGCGGCGGTGATCGTCAACCAGGCAGCCGTTGATTTTATGAAAATGAAAAACCCTACGGAGACTTACATTACTTACTATAACAAGCAATATAAAATAGTCGGGGTTACTAAGGATATCATTATCGGCTCGCCCTATGAACAGGCACGCCCGGTAATTTATTTTCTATCGAAAGACCCGAGTAGCTATGTGTTGCTAAAGATAAACCCTAAAGCAAGCGCCGGCGAAGCTGTTGATAAGATCGCCTCTGTATTTAAAACTTATAACCCCGAGCAGCCTTTTGAATATCATTTCGTCGACCAGGAATACGCCAAAAAGTTTGGTAACGAAGAACGCGTGAGCAAGCTTGCCACCGCCTTCGCCAGCCTGGCCATTTTTATCAGTTGCCTGGGTTTGTTTGGTATGGCATCGTTTATGGCCGAGCAGCGGGTTAAAGAGATCGGCGTGCGCAAAGTGCTCGGCGCCTCGGTGTTTAACCTATGGCAATTACTGTCGAAAGATTTTGCAGTTCTGGTGATCATTTCTTTGATCATAGCCTCACCACTGGGATATTACCTGATGCACAACTGGCTTCAAAATTACCAATACCACACCGGAGTTTCCTGGTGGATATTCGCTGTCACCGCAGCAGGAGCCATGCTGATTACGCTGTTAACGGTGAGCTACCAGAGTATAAAAGCGGCGCTGGCCAACCCGGTAAAAAGTTTGCGCTCGGAATGATTAGAGATTAGTTAAAAGATACAGTTAAAAGCCCCTCTCCTTTTGGAGAGGGGTTGGGGTGAGGCCGCGCAAAACCGCACATAACTTGTATCAAAAACGAACGACCAATCAGTAGTCTTTTTTTTATTTAATTGATTTTCAAAGGATTAAATTGTGGCACTGGCTTTGGCTTATTGTAAGAGCAATAACAAAATATTAACTTACAATCACACTTACCTGCCATGATCTACAGCTATTTAAAAATCGCCTGGCGTAACCTTAACAAGCACCGCTTTTTCTCACTGGTAAACATCTGCGGATTAGCCATCGGCATAGCCGCCTTTTGGGTGATCAGTCTTTATGTGGCATCGGAGGTAAGTTATGATCGGTACAATCGGAAAGCTGACCGCATCTTCCGCGTGGCGCAGCATGGACAGTGGAGTGGTGGAAGTTTCAACCTGGCGATAACATCCATCCCTTACGCACCGGCAATGAAGGCCGACTATCCTGAAGTAGAAGACGCAGTACGCATAGATATGGAAGGCGGCGGCAAGATAACCTATGGCGATAAGCGGATCATGGCCGGGGATATTTCCATTGTCGATAATTCGATATTTAATATTTTCAGTTATCATTTTCTTGACGGCGACCCTAATACAGCATTGGCAAAGCCACATTGCATTGTGCTCACCAAAACACTGGCTATCAAAATATTCGGCGATGCCACATCGGCTGTGGGCAAAACCGTATCCTTTGATAAAGACGACCCCAACCTGGTTACAGCCGTTATTGACGATGTACCCGAATATTCCACATTCAAATTCAGCGCGCTGCGCTCGTTCAATGATAACCTGACAGGCAGATGGGGCGCAGCAGGGGTCTTTACGTATGTTCTGTTAAAGAATGCTGATGATTATAAAAAGATAGAAGCCCGGTCGGAACAGTTTTACAATAAGCACCTGAAGAACGATCTGAACAATATCCATTATCAAATGGAATTGCAACCACTTACGTCTATTCACCTGCATTCGCATCTCGATTATGAAATGGGTAACAATGGTAATATTACCTACGTGTATGTATTCGGCTTAGTTGGGCTATTGATATTAGGCATAGCGGTGATCAATTATTTTAACCTGACTACAGCACGGTCATCCGTACGATTGAGAGAGATCGGTATCCGCAAGGTAATCGGGTCGGATAGAAAACAGCTGATGCTGATGTTCTTTTCAGAATCTGTGTTATTTACCACGTTTGCTACTGTTATTGCGCTGGTATTAGTACAGGCCATATTACCATACTTTAATCATTTATCCGGGAAAGCCCTCGACATCTGGCACTTTGGCCTGGCCAAATCATTGTTACTGTTTGCTGGATTTGCCCTTGTTGCAGGCATAATCAGCGGTATTTATCCAGCCCTGTTTTTATCCGGGTTCAGCACCATACCGGCTATCAAGGGCCAGTTGGGTAACCAGTCCTCAACAATCGCTTTCCGCAAATCGCTCGTGGTCTTCCAGTTTGTTACCACCATTGTTATGATCGTAGGTTCCTGCATTATTTACCAGCAGCTCAATTATGTAATGAACAAGGATCTTGGCTTCAACAAATCGCAGATGCTTACATTCCATATTCACAGTCGCGAAGCCAGGTCGAAAATGGAATCCATCAAAGCTCAGTTGCTGCAAAGCCCGCTGATACAAAGTGCGGCTTCGGCGGGCAATCCAATAGGCAATAACGATATCGGACTGAACGATTTTAATCTCGGCCCCGATGGCAACACGGCCGCCGATACCAAACTGGTTGAAACACTAATTGTCGACGAAGATTTTATACCCGCCATGCAGATAAAAGTTGCTGCCGGCCGCAACTTTATTAAAGGCGTCAGCGACAGTGCGAACAATGCAGTTATTATAAACGAAACTTTGGTAAATGAACTCGGCTGGAAAAACCCGGTTGGCCGCCGTGTGCGCACCGGCGTCGACCATGGCGTTATAACTTTTTCGACTATTGTAGGCGTGGTTAAGGATTTTAATACCTATTCGCTGCAACATAAAATAGCCCCGTTGGTACTTACGCTGCCTGCACAGGCAAATGATAAAGACAACCTGTACGTTCGCCTGGGCAAAACCAATATCCCTGCCGCCATCAAATACATGCAGGACGTTTACAGCAGATTCGATCCGGAAAACAAGATCGATTATCATTTCCTCGACCAGAATTTTGCAAACCAATATCAAAGTGAGCAAAAACAGGGAAACCTGCTGTTGATATTTACCGTCCTGGCAATTAGTATTGCTTGTTTGGGTTTGTTCGGTTTGGTTACATTCACTGCGCAGCAGCGTGTAAAGGAGATCGGTATCCGCAAGGTTTTGGGCGCAAGTATTGCCAGCATAGTATCTCTTTTGAGTAAGGAATTAGTGCAACTGGTATTGATGGCTACCCTCATCGCATCGCCCATTGCCTGGTTTGCCATGAGCAAATGGCTGCAAAGCTTTGCCTATAAAACCACTATCCACTGGTGGATATTTATAGCAGCGGGTGCAGCGGCTATCCTCATCGCTTTTATCACGGTCAGTATACGGTCTGTAAAAGCTGCGCTGGCCAACCCGGTAAAAAGCTTGCGGTCGGAGTGACAGACGGCTGAGGCCCAATTAATTCTGTTTTAACGTAAAATAACTGTTATTAAGGCAGCGTTAAAGGATTATCGCATTATATTGCGGCATCTAATCCTTTGAATGAAACGCTGCCTCCTGCTACTCCTTTTTTTTCTTATCGCCGCCGCTGCAAGGTCCCAAAATCATGGCACCATAAAGGCGCTTGTGGTTGATTCCGTAAGTAAACAGCCCATCGGCTATTCCACCATTGCTGTATTGAAAATGAAGGATTCATCCTTGTTATCTTACACCATCACAGATAAAAACGGTGCCTTTACACTTTACAACATCAACCAGGCCGAACCGGCCCGGTTGCTCATTTCCTGCGTGGGTTACAAAAGCCTTCGCCTTGTACTGGAATTAAAAAAGGGCGACGCCGTTACTGACCTTGGGAAGGTGTTGCTCAGCACAAAAACCCTACAGGAGGTTGTTATTAAAGGCGAACGCGCACCGGTGATCATCCGGAAAGATACCATCGAGTTTAATGCCGAAGCTTTTAAGGTGCGACCGAACGCTGTGGTTGAGGATTTGCTAAAAAAACTACCCGGTGTGCAGGTAAGTCACGATGGCAAGATCACGGTAAATGGCAAAGATATCTCGAAACTCAAAGTTGACGGAAAAGACTTCTTCGCGAATGATCCTAAGATAGCCACACGTAACCTGGATGCCGATATGATATCCAAAGTACAGGTTTATGACGACCGGGAGGGCGACCCGGATCATCTGAAGCCGGATTACGAGGTAAAAAAGATCATCAACTTGAAATTTAAAAAGGCGCTCAAAAAAAGCACTTTTGGTCGGGCCATGCTGGGCGGTGGTACGCGCGATCGTTACCAGGCCAATACATTCCTTAATAAATTCCAGGACGAACTGCAATTAAGTGCCAGTGCCAGCAGCGATAACCTGAGCGGCACCGGGATATTCGGCGATGGGTTCCATACCCCTGTGCTGCAAGCCGAGCCACGAGGATCGGTTCAAAGAATCACTAACGGCACGGTCAACTTTAATAACAAATTCGGTAAGCAACTAAAGGTTAACCTGATCTATTATTTCAACAATGATATTAACGACAGCAAGGGTACCGTAAACCGGCAGCAGTTTGTAGGTGACACCACGTTCAATACTTTTTCCAATAATATCAATCATAACGGTTCCACCTCGCAAACTTTAAGCGGGCGCCTGGAATATGGATCGGACACCGCCACGAGCATCAAATACAACCCGGAATTTTCATACAACAGTAATAACGGCAGCAGTACCACTAATGCCACCGGCTCCAACAACTTTGCGCCGTTACTGAGTCAAAGCATCAATAGCAGCGCGTCAAGCGGCAGTTCGGTCTCTTTCAGGCAGGAATTTACCTATTACACCAGGCTCAGCAAAAAGGGAGCCTCATTTAGCATAAACCACGCGTTGAGCATAGGTCCATCGCACAGCCTTAATATCTCATCCGATCAATTGTTATCCTATACCGCTGCATTACAGTCCGACACGCTGAACCGATCGGCAAAAAACACCAGCAACCGGGACGATGGTAACGTGGGCGCCGCTTTTCATTACCCACTCACTAAAAAACTTTCCGTCACAATATCGGCGTCGACGAATTTTGACCGCGATGAGGGCGATCTTTTCACCTATCAGCAGAACCTGCAAACAGGCTTATACACCATCTTTTTGCCCGACCAAAGCAACAACCTGACCCGGAAGCAATGGACGGAGGCCTTGCACAGTGAATTGATGTACCAGTTCACTGATAAAATATCACTTAAAGCGGGCCTTGCGGGACAATTGCAGCAGGTAACCAATCACTTTAACAGTTACACCGGCGACCTTGATCAGCATTTCAACAATCTTTTCCCGACGGCGGAATTACATATCAATAAAGTGAACATAAACTACAGCGAAGACCTGCAACAGCCGGCCATTAACGATCTGCAGCCTATAACCGTAGTTTACAGTCAATTGTTCAGCTTTATCGGCAATCCCGATTTGAAACCTACGCACCGGCATAGTTTTGGAGTGAACTACTTCGATTTCAAAACACAGAGCCAGGTATACCTGAACCTGTCATCACGGGTAACCGTAGAAACCAACAGCGTTGTGCGCGAACGAACAATCAATGCTGAAGGCGCCGAAGTAACCACACCAATAAACCGGAACGGTCGCTTTACCACCTATCTGTATGCAGGCGCGGGCAAAACTTTTAAAAAATCCGGCGATTGGCAGATCAGCACCAACACCAACCTGAACGGCAGCTACGGACATAATTTTTTTGAAGTGAATGACCAGGATGGTTATCAGAACACTATCGCCGTAACACTGGCACAGGAAATTTCGGCCAACTGGAAAGACATTATCGAACTGAGGCCGGGCTACAGCGTGAGCCCTGCAATAACCAAATATCAACTGGTGGATTATAAAGGTTCAAGTTTTGTAACTCAACGCGCCAACCTGGGCGCCGATTTTCACCTGCCGAACAAGATATCCTTCAGCAGTAATTACACCTATACCTACAACCCGCAGGTTGCCGTGGGTTTGCGAAAAAATTCGAACCTGCTGAGCCTTTCGGTAGCAAAAATGGTGCAAAAGAACGACCACGGAGAGTTCAGGCTGACGTGTTATGACGTATTAAACCAGGGCATCAGCACCTTCCACTACGCCACGGAGAATACTATTAATGATATTCAAAACCAAACCATCAGGCGGTACTTCTTATTGTCCTATTCGTACCGGTTTAACAGCACCACTACCAAATAGATTTGCCTGTGGTTCCTGACGAATGAAATATAAAAAGCCCTTTTCCTTTTGGAGAGGGGCTGTGGTGAGGCATTACTCAACTATCAGCGTAGCTATGGAGTGCGGGGCGCTGGTCACCTTCGCCGCCTTACCTTTTATCCAAAGCAAATAATCTATCTTTTCGTCGTTTTTATTCATTACCACTACGGCTATTTTCCCGTCGGGGTTCATGTAAGCAGTGGTCAGCAATTTATCGCGACTTGCCGAACTGGCTATCCGTCTTGCTCCCGGCTTAATGAATTTGGAAAAATGGCCGATGTAATAGTACGAATTGGTGAAAGTAACTGCGCCTGTTTTGGTATCGGCGTGCACAGGGGCAAAGCAGAAGTTACCCACATGGTTTGGCCCGCCTTTTTCATCCAGTAATACGTTCCAGTCGGTCCAGGCCACGGTGCCTGCATTAAAGTCGTTGATCATCGAGTAGCCGTATTTCTCGCCCAACGACCAATCATCCAGTTTCGTCGCGTCATATCTTTCGGCGCATCCTTCAGTAAATACCAGGTTTTTTGAAGGGAAAGTTTGATGAACCAGGCGCTCGTTTTCAAAATTCATTCCTGCGCCGGTCCAGGTCTCGTACCAGTGGTAGCCAACGCCCCAAACGTATTTAGCCGCTGCGGGATCCTCCAGAATAGTGCTTACCCGCTGGTACATCAGGTCGCGGTTGTGGTCCCAAACAATTAGCTTCTTGCCTGCCATACCCGATTTTTGCAGTGTTGGACCGAGGAAATTCTTCACAAAATCCCGCTCTTCTTCTGCTGTATACAGGCACGATTCCCAGGTTTGAGTAGCCATAGGCTCGTTCTGCACGGTCAATCCCCAGATAGGTATACCTTGCTTCTCATAAGCGTTAATGAATTTGATATAGAAATTTGCCCAGCTTTGGTCAAATCCCTTTTTGAGCGTGCCGCCGTGTAATACGTCATTATTCGTTTTCATCCAGCCCGGCGGGCTCCAGGGGCTTACAAACATGGTCAGTTTGCCGCCTGCTGCCGCTATCACTTCTTTAATGAAGGGAATGCGGTATTTTTTATCATGGCTAATGTCGAAGGTTTTCAGGGCCTTGTCGCCATCTTTTACATAACTGTAGGTATCGCTGGAGAAATCGCAGCTTTGGATATTGGTACGCCCGAAAGTATATCCGATACCTTTCGTCTTATCATAATAGGCGGTCAATATTTCCTTTTGCTTGTCTTTGGGCAATTTATAAAACGTCTCCGCCGAGGCGTCTGTCAACGCCCCGCCGATACCCAGCATCGTCTGGAAGGTTTTTGAGGGATCGACAAAAACTGCTACTTCGGTTTCTACAGGCTGTGGCTTCGCCTCAAAATTGAGCGTGCCGGTCTTAGTCATCCGGTTATCTGTACCCTTTTCGGTGACATAAACTTTCACCGACTTGTTTTTGAGCGAGAACGGCGCTTTTTGCTGGGCACTCGCTGCGCTCATTAATATACCCGCTGCAACGACAGCAAAGCAGGCGGCTTTGATAGGTCTTTTCATAATAAAAGTTGATAATAGATTGAGAGTGAACTTCAAATCTATTAAAAAACTGATATTATCCAGTGCAATGTGAAAAAATCACGGGGTAGCCTGGCGGTCAAGGTATTCTTCCCCGCTGATGACAGGTATCAAGCGTGCCAATTCATCGTCATCAAATAGCCGCGAACGGATAATGAACCTAAGTCCCATGGGTATTTCGAGTGAAAAGCTGGAACCCCGGCCCGGGGTTATGTCTACCGTAAGCTGGGTATGCTGCCAGTATTCAAACTGGTCGCGGCTCATGAAAAATCCGCAGCCATCAATATCACCCAGGTAAACATCGTTACCACCCACCTTGAATTCGCCTTTTTCAAAGCACATTGGCTGCGAGCCATCGCAACAGCCGCCGCTCTGGTGAAACATCAGCTCGCCAAACCGGCCCCGTAATTTGTGCAGCACGTCCACCGCTTCGGGTGTGATCAATATCCTCGGAATATTTTCCATTGTAAAATAAAAAAGCGCCGCAGCCAATCGCCACGACGCCATCATTTGCGATGATTATTAAAAGAATCCCAACTTGTTCTTATCGTATGATATCAGCATGTTCTTGTTCTGCCGGTAATGGTTCAGCATCATTTTATGCGTTTCTCTACCAAAACCAGATTTTTTATACCCGCCGAATGGTGCATGGGCAGGATAAGCATGATAGCAGTTAACCCATACCCTGCCGGCCTGTATAGCGCGCGGTATCTGGTA
Above is a window of Mucilaginibacter ginsenosidivorans DNA encoding:
- a CDS encoding glycoside hydrolase family 30 protein, producing MKRPIKAACFAVVAAGILMSAASAQQKAPFSLKNKSVKVYVTEKGTDNRMTKTGTLNFEAKPQPVETEVAVFVDPSKTFQTMLGIGGALTDASAETFYKLPKDKQKEILTAYYDKTKGIGYTFGRTNIQSCDFSSDTYSYVKDGDKALKTFDISHDKKYRIPFIKEVIAAAGGKLTMFVSPWSPPGWMKTNNDVLHGGTLKKGFDQSWANFYIKFINAYEKQGIPIWGLTVQNEPMATQTWESCLYTAEEERDFVKNFLGPTLQKSGMAGKKLIVWDHNRDLMYQRVSTILEDPAAAKYVWGVGYHWYETWTGAGMNFENERLVHQTFPSKNLVFTEGCAERYDATKLDDWSLGEKYGYSMINDFNAGTVAWTDWNVLLDEKGGPNHVGNFCFAPVHADTKTGAVTFTNSYYYIGHFSKFIKPGARRIASSASRDKLLTTAYMNPDGKIAVVVMNKNDEKIDYLLWIKGKAAKVTSAPHSIATLIVE
- a CDS encoding DUF779 domain-containing protein, yielding MENIPRILITPEAVDVLHKLRGRFGELMFHQSGGCCDGSQPMCFEKGEFKVGGNDVYLGDIDGCGFFMSRDQFEYWQHTQLTVDITPGRGSSFSLEIPMGLRFIIRSRLFDDDELARLIPVISGEEYLDRQATP